Proteins encoded in a region of the Pelmatolapia mariae isolate MD_Pm_ZW linkage group LG6, Pm_UMD_F_2, whole genome shotgun sequence genome:
- the hpgd gene encoding 15-hydroxyprostaglandin dehydrogenase [NAD(+)] isoform X1 gives MSLNGKVALVTGGAQGIGRAVVQSLLQSSAKVVMVDLNKDLGEECKAQLDAEFGEGNCTFIECDVANGDALRDTFQNTVDQFGRLDIVINNAGITNEKDWEKTIQVNLTSVIKGTYLALEHMSKEYGKQGGSIINVSSMAAFLHSPHQPVYTATKHGVIGFTRAMADAAIQGDYGVRINVLCPAFVDTPLLQSVEDEDNMGKFVKFKDDFKRSMNKFGVLQPSLIAEGMMRLITDTSLHGAVMKITCSKGIHFHTYEPMSA, from the exons ATGTCTCTGAATGGGAAGGTGGCTCTGGTGACCGGGGGGGCTCAGGGCATCGGCAGAGCTGTGGTCCAGTCACTGCTGCAGAGCTCAGCCAAG GTGGTCATGGTGGACCTGAACAAGGACCTCGGTGAGGAGTGCAAGGCCCAGCTGGACGCCGAGTTCGGAGAAGGAAACTGCACGTTCATTGAGTGCGATGTGGCCAACGGAGATGCGCTGCGAG ACACCTTCCAGAACACCGTGGACCAGTTTGGCCGTCTGGACATCGTCATCAACAACGCCGGCATCACTAACGAAAAGGACTGGGAGAAGACCATCCAAGTGAACCTG ACCTCGGTCATCAAGGGAACCTACTTGGCTCTGGAACACATGAGCAAAGAGTACGGCAAGCAAGGAGGCAGCATTATCAATGTATCCTCTATggcag CCTTCCTGCATTCCCCTCACCAGCCCGTCTACACGGCCACTAAACACGGAGTCATTGGCTTCACCAGAGCGATGGCG GACGCGGCCATTCAGGGCGACTACGGCGTTCGCATCAACGTGCTGTGTCCGGCCTTCGTCGACACGCCCCTGCTGCAGTCGGTGGAAGACGAGGACAACATGGGCAAGTTCGTCAAGTTCAAGGACGACTTTAAACGGAGCATGAACAAGTTTGGAGTTTTACA GCCGTCGCTGATAGCAGAGGGCATGATGAGGCTGATCACGGACACCAGTCTGCACGGAGCCGTGATGAAGATCACCTGCTCCAAGGGAATCCATTTCCACACCTATGAGCCCATGTCGGCCTGA
- the hpgd gene encoding 15-hydroxyprostaglandin dehydrogenase [NAD(+)] isoform X2, whose translation MSLNGKVALVTGGAQGIGRAVVQSLLQSSAKVVMVDLNKDLGEECKAQLDAEFGEGNCTFIECDVANGDALRDTFQNTVDQFGRLDIVINNAGITNEKDWEKTIQVNLTSVIKGTYLALEHMSKEYGKQGGSIINVSSMAETYLINVEPLRRAQSHTDDSQPSCIPLTSPSTRPLNTESLASPERWRTRPFRATTAFASTCCVRPSSTRPCCSRWKTRTTWASSSSSRTTLNGA comes from the exons ATGTCTCTGAATGGGAAGGTGGCTCTGGTGACCGGGGGGGCTCAGGGCATCGGCAGAGCTGTGGTCCAGTCACTGCTGCAGAGCTCAGCCAAG GTGGTCATGGTGGACCTGAACAAGGACCTCGGTGAGGAGTGCAAGGCCCAGCTGGACGCCGAGTTCGGAGAAGGAAACTGCACGTTCATTGAGTGCGATGTGGCCAACGGAGATGCGCTGCGAG ACACCTTCCAGAACACCGTGGACCAGTTTGGCCGTCTGGACATCGTCATCAACAACGCCGGCATCACTAACGAAAAGGACTGGGAGAAGACCATCCAAGTGAACCTG ACCTCGGTCATCAAGGGAACCTACTTGGCTCTGGAACACATGAGCAAAGAGTACGGCAAGCAAGGAGGCAGCATTATCAATGTATCCTCTATggcag AAACATATCTGATTAACGTGGAGCCGCTCAGACGGGCTCAGAGTCACACTGACGATTCTCAG CCTTCCTGCATTCCCCTCACCAGCCCGTCTACACGGCCACTAAACACGGAGTCATTGGCTTCACCAGAGCGATGGCG GACGCGGCCATTCAGGGCGACTACGGCGTTCGCATCAACGTGCTGTGTCCGGCCTTCGTCGACACGCCCCTGCTGCAGTCGGTGGAAGACGAGGACAACATGGGCAAGTTCGTCAAGTTCAAGGACGACTTTAAACGGAGCATGA